The Comamonas sp. GB3 AK4-5 genome includes a region encoding these proteins:
- a CDS encoding Bug family tripartite tricarboxylate transporter substrate binding protein, producing MLQRRIFTAALLAAASLAHAQGPNTAAYPSKPIRVIIPSTPGGGTDFIGRNLATHMAEAKGWVLVPDNRPGAGTALGLSELARAAPTGYDIVIGQSDNVSLIPLLMKTSYDPIKDLQPISLLATTPMVILVMANSPYKTLNDLIEAARKAPGQLNYGTSGTGGSVHISMEMLQAAGGFKMQHVPYKGSSPALADLMGGHLMVAGASISSATTLIQSGKVRALAVTSAARNASLPDVPTVAESGYKNYSFVTYYGVFAPAGTPAEVVKSLNAVVTQVMARPDVRAAYAKQGLEASSSTPQAFAKLIEQDIAKAKATIQAANIQVQ from the coding sequence ATGCTGCAACGTCGAATCTTCACTGCGGCCCTGCTGGCTGCAGCCTCTTTGGCCCACGCCCAAGGCCCTAACACCGCTGCCTATCCCAGCAAGCCCATACGCGTCATCATCCCCTCCACCCCTGGCGGGGGCACCGACTTCATCGGCCGCAACCTGGCCACCCATATGGCCGAAGCCAAGGGCTGGGTCCTGGTGCCGGACAACCGCCCCGGTGCGGGCACGGCCCTGGGGCTGTCGGAGCTGGCGCGCGCCGCGCCCACGGGCTATGACATCGTGATCGGCCAGTCGGACAACGTCTCGCTGATTCCGCTGCTGATGAAGACCAGCTACGACCCCATCAAGGATTTGCAGCCTATTTCCCTGCTGGCCACCACGCCCATGGTGATTCTGGTCATGGCCAACTCGCCCTACAAGACGTTGAACGACCTCATCGAGGCCGCGCGCAAGGCGCCAGGACAGCTCAACTACGGCACCTCGGGCACGGGCGGCTCGGTGCACATTTCCATGGAAATGCTGCAGGCCGCTGGCGGCTTCAAGATGCAGCATGTGCCCTACAAGGGCTCCAGCCCGGCCCTGGCCGACCTCATGGGCGGCCACCTGATGGTGGCGGGCGCTTCCATTTCCTCGGCCACCACGCTGATCCAAAGTGGCAAGGTGCGCGCACTGGCCGTGACTTCTGCCGCACGCAATGCCTCACTGCCTGATGTGCCGACTGTGGCTGAATCCGGCTACAAGAACTACAGCTTCGTCACTTACTACGGCGTCTTCGCGCCTGCGGGCACGCCGGCCGAGGTGGTGAAATCGCTGAATGCGGTCGTCACCCAGGTGATGGCACGCCCCGATGTGCGTGCGGCCTATGCCAAGCAAGGGCTGGAAGCAAGTTCCAGCACGCCGCAAGCTTTCGCCAAGCTCATAGAGCAGGACATTGCCAAAGCCAAGGCCACCATCCAGGCCGCCAACATCCAGGTGCAATAA
- a CDS encoding tyrosine-type recombinase/integrase, whose translation MDAVPSSPSQPELAPAPPLGMEAFAHWLDACGQHHWMPLSPAAASPYRFIWGAWLKFIAAQADSASAEADAGIYSDALEEQPWLSATPEQVLQFLTQATRSQKQLSQPSAITQRRYWRVLDRIYQHAQLHGWVEHNPVQGLAAQDRPPSEDPQGAILSPRMWRALQQQIPTATDLISARDRAVLLVLMQLGLSSEEVRSLVLEDLVWQEEEAALQPPAVGTASKLEAKPQQARITALRISGTRAMQPRTLEVAPLLAEALHSWLAYRAGYAPMAQQPALFCTRKAPALSTHTVLHLVSKTLQAASALHPQELPPRMGPQVVRNTVIVQWLQSGISETEVLQRAGLKTPHALGHLQQFVDWE comes from the coding sequence ATGGACGCTGTGCCTTCCTCCCCTTCCCAGCCCGAGCTCGCCCCTGCCCCGCCCCTGGGCATGGAGGCTTTTGCGCATTGGCTGGATGCCTGCGGCCAGCACCACTGGATGCCGCTGTCCCCGGCCGCTGCCAGCCCCTATCGCTTTATTTGGGGGGCTTGGCTGAAATTCATAGCAGCGCAAGCCGATTCCGCCAGCGCTGAAGCTGATGCCGGTATCTACAGCGATGCACTGGAAGAGCAGCCCTGGCTGTCGGCCACACCCGAGCAGGTGCTGCAGTTTCTGACCCAGGCCACCCGCAGCCAAAAACAGCTGAGCCAGCCCAGTGCCATCACCCAGCGCCGCTACTGGCGGGTGCTGGACCGCATCTACCAGCATGCCCAGCTCCACGGCTGGGTGGAGCACAACCCCGTGCAAGGCCTGGCCGCCCAGGACCGCCCGCCCAGCGAAGACCCGCAGGGCGCCATCCTCAGCCCCCGCATGTGGCGGGCGCTGCAGCAGCAAATCCCCACGGCCACCGACCTGATCAGTGCCCGCGACCGCGCCGTGCTGCTGGTGTTGATGCAACTGGGCCTGTCCTCCGAAGAGGTGCGCAGCCTGGTGCTGGAAGACCTGGTGTGGCAGGAAGAGGAAGCAGCGCTTCAGCCCCCTGCGGTCGGCACAGCAAGCAAACTGGAAGCCAAGCCGCAGCAAGCCCGCATCACCGCCCTGCGCATTAGCGGTACACGCGCCATGCAGCCACGCACGCTGGAGGTGGCCCCGCTTCTGGCAGAAGCCCTGCACAGCTGGCTGGCCTACCGTGCGGGCTACGCCCCCATGGCCCAACAACCTGCACTTTTCTGCACCCGCAAGGCACCGGCGCTCTCCACCCACACCGTGCTGCACCTGGTCAGCAAAACCCTGCAAGCTGCTAGTGCCCTGCATCCGCAGGAGTTACCCCCTCGCATGGGCCCACAGGTGGTTCGCAACACCGTCATCGTGCAATGGCTGCAGTCCGGCATCAGCGAGACAGAGGTGCTGCAACGCGCCGGATTGAAGACCCCGCATGCCTTGGGCCACTTGCAGCAGTTTGTGGACTGGGAATAA
- a CDS encoding GntR family transcriptional regulator translates to MKTAPLPRLALYEEVAELLRQRIFSHLLEPGSWIDELKIAEEIGISRTPLREALKVLAAEGLVTMKPRRGAYVAEASEADLKEVYHLLSLLESDAASVVAAQATDAQLAELRALHEALEAAVDHAERFFSINEGFHMALLTMANNRWRNQVVGDLRKVMKLNRHQSLFKTGRIHDSLSEHRAILQALLQRNPEAARLAMHTHFANGLQAAA, encoded by the coding sequence ATGAAGACTGCCCCGCTGCCCCGCCTTGCGCTCTACGAAGAAGTGGCCGAATTGCTGCGCCAACGCATTTTCAGCCACTTGCTGGAGCCTGGCAGCTGGATTGACGAGCTCAAGATCGCAGAGGAGATCGGCATCAGCCGCACACCGCTGCGCGAAGCGTTGAAGGTACTGGCCGCCGAAGGCCTGGTGACCATGAAGCCACGCCGTGGCGCCTATGTGGCCGAAGCCTCGGAGGCCGACCTCAAAGAGGTCTACCACTTGCTGTCCCTGCTGGAAAGCGATGCCGCCAGCGTGGTGGCAGCGCAGGCCACCGATGCCCAGTTGGCCGAGCTGCGCGCCCTGCATGAAGCCTTGGAAGCGGCCGTCGACCATGCCGAGCGCTTTTTCTCCATCAACGAAGGCTTTCACATGGCCTTGCTCACCATGGCCAACAACCGCTGGCGCAACCAGGTCGTGGGTGATTTGCGCAAGGTGATGAAGCTCAACCGCCACCAGTCGCTGTTCAAGACCGGCCGCATCCATGACAGCCTGAGCGAGCACCGCGCCATCTTGCAAGCCCTGCTGCAACGCAACCCCGAAGCCGCACGCCTGGCCATGCACACCCATTTCGCCAACGGCTTGCAGGCTGCGGCCTGA
- a CDS encoding hydroxymethylglutaryl-CoA lyase: MSERITITEVGPRDGLQLIANTVPTTAKLAWIEALYAAGIRHIEAGSFVSPHLVPQMADSAVVVSKALALPGLQVYGLAANLRGAMAAYEAGAHVIVIPLSVSDRHSRANVNKGTLEHIAAIGQIIDWLRAQLRAVRIDCVAASAFGCSISGEVALTDVVDAAKALALAGADRITLADTVGYAHPALVQSTVRAVQDAVGQRLQKLHLHDTMGLGIANALVGLQQGIREFDACLGGLGGCPFAPGASGNIVTEDLVFMLESMGYSTGIDLAKLLSARPAIAPYLPAGTLRGGVPAAGIPASYRPATAAKPGTGPKH; the protein is encoded by the coding sequence ATGTCAGAACGCATCACCATCACAGAAGTCGGCCCGCGCGACGGCCTGCAACTGATTGCCAACACCGTGCCCACGACAGCCAAGCTGGCATGGATAGAAGCCTTGTATGCAGCCGGCATCCGCCATATCGAAGCGGGCAGCTTTGTCTCGCCACATCTGGTGCCGCAAATGGCCGACTCCGCGGTGGTGGTGAGCAAAGCACTGGCCCTGCCCGGGCTGCAGGTCTACGGTCTGGCGGCCAATCTCAGAGGGGCCATGGCGGCCTATGAGGCGGGTGCCCATGTCATCGTGATCCCGCTGTCGGTCAGCGACCGCCACAGCCGCGCCAATGTCAACAAGGGCACGCTGGAGCATATAGCCGCCATCGGCCAGATCATCGACTGGCTGCGCGCACAGCTCCGCGCGGTGCGCATCGACTGCGTGGCCGCGTCGGCCTTTGGCTGCTCCATCAGCGGAGAAGTCGCCCTCACCGATGTGGTGGACGCCGCCAAAGCCCTGGCGCTGGCCGGCGCCGACCGCATCACCCTGGCCGACACGGTGGGCTATGCCCACCCGGCCCTGGTGCAAAGCACCGTGCGTGCCGTACAAGATGCCGTGGGCCAGCGCCTGCAAAAACTGCATTTGCACGACACCATGGGCCTGGGCATTGCCAACGCGCTGGTGGGATTGCAGCAAGGCATTCGCGAGTTCGACGCCTGCCTGGGCGGTCTGGGCGGCTGCCCTTTTGCGCCCGGGGCTTCAGGCAATATCGTCACGGAAGACCTGGTTTTCATGCTGGAAAGCATGGGCTACAGCACCGGTATAGACCTTGCCAAGCTCTTGTCGGCACGCCCGGCCATTGCCCCTTACCTGCCCGCAGGGACACTGCGCGGCGGCGTGCCGGCAGCGGGCATTCCCGCAAGTTATCGCCCTGCAACAGCAGCTAAGCCCGGAACCGGCCCCAAGCATTGA